The proteins below come from a single Streptomyces sp. SCSIO 75703 genomic window:
- a CDS encoding SPFH domain-containing protein, which translates to MSTPETPQATADVPQMPAPRVRETQAQSIGGGLALLLGLVGLLVGAGLIATTAAVDATGAKAALIVVGILVALAAFLAMCGLNMVAPGEARVVQLFGRYRGTIRQDGLRWVNPFTQRTKISTRVRNHETAVLKVNDAYGNPIELAAVVVWRVEDTAQATFEVDDYVEFVSTQTEAAVRHIAIEYPYDAHEEDGLSLRGNAEEITEKLAVELHARVEAAGVQIIESRFTHLAYAPEIASAMLQRQQAGAVVAARRQIVDGAVGMVEAALARITEEGIVEMDAERKAAMVSNLMVVLCGDRSAQPIVNTGTLYQ; encoded by the coding sequence ATGTCCACACCCGAGACCCCGCAGGCCACCGCGGACGTGCCCCAGATGCCCGCCCCGCGCGTGCGGGAGACGCAGGCGCAGAGCATCGGCGGCGGACTCGCCCTGCTGCTCGGCCTGGTCGGACTGCTGGTCGGCGCCGGCCTGATCGCGACCACCGCGGCGGTCGACGCCACCGGCGCCAAGGCCGCGCTGATCGTGGTGGGCATCCTGGTCGCGCTGGCCGCCTTCCTCGCCATGTGCGGGCTGAACATGGTCGCGCCGGGCGAGGCCCGGGTGGTCCAGCTCTTCGGCCGGTACCGGGGCACGATCCGCCAGGACGGCCTGCGCTGGGTCAACCCCTTCACCCAGCGCACCAAGATCTCGACCCGCGTGCGCAACCACGAGACGGCCGTCCTCAAGGTGAACGACGCCTACGGCAACCCGATCGAACTGGCCGCCGTGGTGGTCTGGCGGGTCGAGGACACCGCGCAGGCCACCTTCGAGGTCGACGACTACGTCGAGTTCGTCTCCACGCAGACCGAGGCGGCCGTGCGGCACATCGCCATCGAGTACCCCTACGACGCCCACGAGGAGGACGGCCTCTCGCTGCGCGGCAACGCCGAGGAGATCACCGAGAAGCTCGCGGTCGAACTGCACGCGCGCGTGGAGGCGGCCGGGGTGCAGATCATCGAGTCCCGCTTCACGCACCTCGCCTACGCCCCGGAGATCGCCTCGGCGATGCTCCAGCGCCAGCAGGCCGGCGCGGTGGTGGCGGCACGGCGCCAGATCGTCGACGGGGCGGTCGGCATGGTCGAGGCGGCGCTCGCCCGGATCACCGAGGAGGGCATCGTGGAGATGGACGCCGAACGCAAGGCGGCGATGGTCTCCAACCTGATGGTCGTGCTGTGCGGTGACCGCTCCGCCCAGCCGATCGTGAACACCGGGACGCTCTACCAGTGA
- a CDS encoding ABC transporter permease: MSVRRWARDLTMGVRFAVTGGREGWTRATLTAVGVGLGVALLLLTTALPNALSVRHEREAARVDITFGTQGLEKAADTLVIARLDSDFRDRPIRGRALEPEGPRAPLPPGVDTFPAPGEMLVSPALKRLLESDSGTLLRERLPDRITGTIGESGLIGSAELAYYRGLDGLSDQLEDGRDMNGRIGRIDRFGDSQPGEQSPDPVLLLLILVVFVVLLLPVAVFIATAVRFGGERRDRRLAALRLVGADGGMTRRIAAGEALAGAVLGLVFGTGFFLLGRRLAGNAVVFDVSVFPSYLNPSPLLALLVAVAVPAAAVLVTLFALRGVVIEPLGVVRAARPARRRLWWRLLLPLGGLALLVPMTGMGRDNGEFNQYLVTIGVMSLLIGVTALLPWVVEAVVARLGTGGVSWQLAVRRLQLSSGTAARMVNGIAVAVAGAIALQMLFSGVDGQYTRSTGQEVSLAQMEVGVPRHVPLDPAAERLAGTEGVTAAYALSEGWMGDRARDPESGTTLTVGDCVSLRMVATLPSCEDGDTFYVRGADYDVDVDVEELAVPGRTMYLDPAYEGDEEERQTVPFTLPRGMKAADPRRGLLAGIDRGGFLVTRKAMPAAAAPALDGSVYLRLDESVADVHDRVRNTAASLDPMTYPMTWSATERSDRFSALRTGLFVGAACVLTLIGASLLVSQLEQLRERRKLLSSLVAFGTRRRTLGLSVLWQTAIPIALGLVLATGVGLTLGAVLLKMTRTPVRVDWSSVLAMTGIGGAVVLVVTLLSLPPLLRLMRPEGLRTE; the protein is encoded by the coding sequence ATGAGCGTGCGCCGCTGGGCCCGCGACCTGACCATGGGCGTCCGCTTCGCCGTCACCGGGGGACGCGAGGGCTGGACCCGCGCCACGCTGACGGCGGTCGGCGTCGGCCTCGGCGTGGCCCTGCTGCTGCTGACGACGGCCCTGCCCAACGCCCTCTCCGTACGGCACGAGCGGGAGGCCGCCCGCGTCGACATCACCTTCGGCACCCAGGGGCTGGAGAAGGCCGCCGACACCCTGGTCATCGCCCGACTGGACAGCGACTTCCGCGACCGGCCGATCCGGGGCCGCGCCCTGGAGCCGGAGGGCCCCCGGGCGCCGCTCCCGCCGGGCGTGGACACGTTCCCCGCCCCGGGCGAGATGCTGGTCTCCCCCGCGCTGAAGCGGCTCCTGGAGTCGGACTCCGGCACGCTGCTGCGCGAACGCCTGCCCGACCGGATCACCGGCACCATCGGGGAGAGCGGGCTGATCGGCTCCGCCGAACTCGCCTACTACCGGGGCCTCGACGGGCTCTCCGACCAACTGGAGGACGGCCGGGACATGAACGGCCGCATCGGCCGGATCGACCGGTTCGGCGACAGTCAGCCGGGCGAGCAGTCGCCCGACCCGGTGCTGCTCCTGCTCATCCTGGTCGTCTTCGTGGTGCTGCTGCTGCCCGTCGCGGTGTTCATCGCCACGGCCGTCCGCTTCGGCGGCGAACGGCGCGACCGGCGGCTCGCGGCGCTGCGGCTGGTGGGCGCCGACGGCGGGATGACACGGCGCATCGCGGCCGGCGAGGCCCTGGCGGGGGCGGTCCTCGGCCTGGTCTTCGGCACCGGCTTCTTCCTGCTCGGGCGCCGGCTCGCGGGCAACGCCGTCGTGTTCGACGTGAGCGTCTTCCCCAGTTACCTCAACCCGTCGCCCCTGCTGGCCCTCCTGGTCGCGGTGGCGGTGCCGGCCGCGGCGGTGCTGGTGACCCTGTTCGCGCTGCGCGGGGTCGTCATCGAACCGCTCGGCGTGGTGCGCGCCGCCCGTCCGGCCCGGCGCCGGCTGTGGTGGCGGCTGCTGCTGCCGCTCGGCGGGCTGGCCCTGCTCGTCCCGATGACGGGGATGGGCCGGGACAACGGGGAGTTCAACCAGTACCTGGTGACCATCGGCGTCATGTCCCTGCTGATCGGGGTGACCGCGCTGCTGCCCTGGGTCGTCGAGGCGGTCGTCGCCCGGCTCGGCACCGGCGGCGTCTCCTGGCAGTTGGCGGTGCGCCGCCTCCAGCTCAGCAGCGGCACGGCGGCCCGCATGGTCAACGGCATCGCGGTGGCCGTCGCCGGGGCGATCGCGCTCCAGATGCTCTTCTCGGGCGTCGACGGCCAGTACACCCGCTCCACCGGGCAGGAGGTGTCACTCGCCCAGATGGAGGTGGGCGTCCCGCGGCACGTGCCGCTCGACCCCGCCGCCGAACGGCTCGCCGGCACCGAGGGCGTGACGGCCGCGTACGCGCTGTCCGAGGGCTGGATGGGCGACCGCGCCCGCGACCCGGAGTCCGGCACCACCCTCACCGTCGGCGACTGCGTCTCGCTGCGCATGGTCGCCACGCTCCCCTCCTGCGAGGACGGCGACACCTTCTACGTCCGCGGCGCGGACTACGACGTGGACGTCGACGTGGAGGAGCTGGCGGTGCCGGGGCGCACGATGTACCTCGACCCCGCGTACGAGGGCGACGAGGAGGAGCGCCAGACGGTCCCCTTCACGCTGCCGCGGGGCATGAAGGCCGCCGACCCCCGGCGCGGTCTGCTCGCCGGCATCGACCGGGGCGGCTTCCTGGTCACCAGGAAGGCGATGCCGGCCGCCGCCGCCCCCGCCCTGGACGGGAGCGTCTACCTGCGGCTGGACGAGTCGGTGGCGGACGTGCACGACCGGGTGCGCAACACCGCGGCGTCCCTCGACCCGATGACGTACCCGATGACCTGGTCGGCCACCGAGCGCAGCGACCGTTTCAGCGCCCTCCGCACCGGCCTCTTCGTGGGCGCCGCCTGTGTGCTGACGCTGATCGGGGCGAGCCTGCTGGTCTCGCAGCTGGAGCAGTTGCGGGAGCGGCGCAAGCTGCTGTCGTCCCTGGTCGCCTTCGGCACCCGGCGCCGCACGCTGGGCCTGTCGGTGCTGTGGCAGACGGCGATCCCCATCGCGCTCGGCCTGGTGCTGGCGACGGGGGTGGGCCTGACGCTCGGCGCGGTGCTGCTGAAGATGACGAGGACACCGGTCCGCGTCGACTGGAGCAGCGTGCTCGCCATGACCGGCATCGGCGGCGCGGTCGTCCTGGTGGTGACCCTGCTCAGCCTGCCGCCCCTGCTGCGGCTGATGCGCCCGGAGGGGCTGCGGACGGAGTAG
- a CDS encoding peroxiredoxin gives MLTVGDKFPEFELTACVSLEKGKEFETIDHKTYEGKWKVVFAWPKDFTFVCPTEIAAFGKLNDEFADRDAQVLGFSGDSEFVHHAWRKDHDDLRDLPFPMMADSKHELMRDLGIEGEDGFAKRAVFIVDQNNEIQFSMVTAGSVGRNPKEVLRVLDALQTDELCPCNWSKGDETLDPVALLAGE, from the coding sequence GTGCTCACTGTCGGTGACAAGTTCCCCGAGTTCGAACTGACCGCCTGCGTCTCGCTGGAGAAGGGCAAGGAGTTCGAGACGATCGACCACAAGACCTACGAGGGCAAGTGGAAGGTCGTCTTCGCCTGGCCCAAGGACTTCACCTTCGTGTGCCCCACCGAGATCGCCGCCTTCGGCAAGCTGAACGACGAGTTCGCCGACCGCGACGCCCAGGTCCTCGGCTTCTCCGGCGACTCCGAGTTCGTCCACCACGCCTGGCGCAAGGACCACGACGACCTGCGTGACCTGCCGTTCCCGATGATGGCGGACTCGAAGCACGAGCTGATGCGGGACCTCGGCATCGAGGGCGAGGACGGCTTCGCCAAGCGCGCCGTCTTCATCGTCGACCAGAACAACGAGATCCAGTTCTCCATGGTGACCGCCGGTTCCGTCGGCCGTAACCCCAAGGAGGTCCTGCGGGTCCTGGACGCCCTGCAGACCGACGAGCTGTGCCCGTGCAACTGGAGCAAGGGCGACGAGACCCTCGACCCGGTCGCGCTGCTGGCCGGGGAGTGA
- a CDS encoding alkyl hydroperoxide reductase — MSLDSLKSAIPDYAKDLKLNLGSVIGNSPLPEQQLWGAVLATAIASRSPIVLRELEPEAKANLSPEAYTAAKAAAAVMAMNNVFYRTRHLLSDHEYGTLRAGLRMNVIGNPGVDKVDFELWSFAVSAINGCGMCLDSHEQVLRKAGVDRDTIQEAFKIAAVVEAVGATLDAEAVLAQ, encoded by the coding sequence ATGTCGCTCGACTCCCTCAAGTCCGCGATACCGGACTACGCCAAGGACCTGAAGCTCAACCTGGGCTCGGTCATCGGCAACTCCCCCCTGCCCGAGCAGCAGCTCTGGGGCGCCGTGCTGGCGACCGCGATCGCCTCGCGCTCCCCGATCGTGCTGCGCGAGCTGGAGCCGGAGGCGAAGGCGAACCTCTCGCCGGAGGCGTACACGGCCGCCAAGGCCGCCGCCGCCGTCATGGCGATGAACAACGTCTTCTACCGCACCCGGCACCTGCTGTCGGACCACGAGTACGGCACCCTGCGCGCCGGCCTGCGGATGAACGTCATCGGCAACCCCGGCGTCGACAAGGTCGACTTCGAGCTGTGGTCCTTCGCGGTCTCCGCCATCAACGGCTGCGGCATGTGCCTCGACTCGCACGAGCAGGTGCTCCGCAAGGCCGGCGTCGACCGGGACACGATCCAGGAGGCGTTCAAGATCGCCGCCGTGGTCGAGGCCGTCGGCGCCACGCTGGACGCCGAGGCGGTCCTCGCCCAGTAG
- a CDS encoding transglycosylase domain-containing protein, producing the protein MGRAEERRARQRAGRRAATGHRSSAAGGRGRIRRLFTWKKMVGGFLGLCLLGMGAFIVLYMVISIPEGNADAQRQGNTYQYSDGSIMARKGYNREIVDLAKVPKDVQHTFVAAENKSFYQDAGVDLKGTARGLLNTFSGKGAQGGSTITQQYVKNYYLTQDQTVSRKLKELVISLKLDREKSKDYILAGYINTSYYGRGAYGIQAAAQAYYRVDAKDLTVEQGAYLAALLQAPSQYDWANASDTGKKLVQERWNYVLDNMVGQKWLDASARQSMTFPVPEEPKAAPGMEGQTGYLVEAANTALTRQLVAQGTAEDTKQAEAMVEAGGWTVKLNIDKKKQTALEKAVREQLTAKLDPEQREVDANVQAGAVSVDPKTGAVVAMYGGVDYVKHFRNNATRDDYQPASTFKPVILAAAVDEDAETQDAVPITASTLYDGTSKRPVVENGREVGFAPENEDDVDYGDVTVQEAMNKSVNSVFAQMGVDVGMREVVDVAGKLGMETEGMEAVPAQTLGSMGASPLEMAGVYATLDNHGRKVTPAVVKSVEHASRSVQFPDPVGERVISREAADTVTSVLTGVVDDGTAKRSVRDNPLRRGQQVAGKTGTSDNNKSAWFTGFTPDLVTSVGLFGEDAKTFAQVPMYKAGGQPRVNGGGFPAQIWAAYTFGVMDEVSRFDLETKQGAAVEPSSSPSPSTSPSQSPTEDETEEETPPEDETSPQPPSDEESGGLPSQPSTTTSPSGTPSGEPPSDGASPDDPLIPGTEQDRGGP; encoded by the coding sequence ATGGGACGAGCGGAAGAGAGAAGAGCGCGACAGCGCGCCGGTCGCCGCGCGGCGACCGGGCACCGCTCGTCGGCGGCGGGCGGACGCGGCCGGATACGGCGGCTGTTCACCTGGAAGAAGATGGTGGGCGGCTTCCTCGGCCTCTGCCTGCTCGGCATGGGCGCCTTCATCGTCCTCTACATGGTCATCTCGATCCCCGAGGGGAACGCGGACGCCCAGCGCCAGGGCAACACCTACCAGTACAGCGACGGCTCGATCATGGCCCGCAAGGGCTACAACCGGGAGATCGTCGACCTGGCCAAGGTCCCCAAGGACGTCCAGCACACCTTCGTCGCCGCCGAGAACAAGAGCTTCTACCAGGACGCCGGCGTCGACCTGAAGGGCACCGCCCGCGGACTGCTCAACACCTTCTCCGGCAAGGGCGCGCAGGGCGGCTCGACCATCACCCAGCAGTACGTCAAGAACTACTACCTGACGCAGGACCAGACCGTCTCGCGCAAGCTGAAGGAACTGGTCATCTCGCTCAAGCTGGACCGCGAGAAGTCCAAGGACTACATCCTCGCCGGCTACATCAACACCAGCTACTACGGCCGCGGCGCCTACGGCATCCAGGCCGCCGCGCAGGCGTACTACCGCGTCGACGCCAAGGACCTGACGGTCGAGCAGGGCGCCTACCTCGCCGCGCTGCTCCAGGCGCCCAGCCAGTACGACTGGGCGAACGCCAGCGACACGGGCAAGAAGCTCGTCCAGGAGCGCTGGAACTACGTCCTGGACAACATGGTCGGCCAGAAGTGGCTCGACGCCTCCGCCCGGCAGTCGATGACCTTCCCCGTGCCCGAGGAACCGAAGGCCGCCCCCGGCATGGAGGGCCAGACCGGCTACCTGGTCGAGGCCGCCAACACCGCGCTCACCCGGCAACTCGTCGCCCAGGGCACCGCCGAGGACACCAAGCAGGCCGAGGCGATGGTCGAGGCCGGCGGCTGGACCGTCAAGCTCAACATCGACAAGAAGAAGCAGACCGCGCTGGAGAAGGCCGTCAGGGAACAGCTCACCGCCAAGCTGGACCCGGAGCAGCGCGAGGTCGACGCGAACGTGCAGGCCGGCGCCGTCTCCGTCGACCCGAAGACGGGCGCGGTCGTCGCGATGTACGGCGGCGTGGACTACGTCAAGCACTTCCGCAACAACGCCACCCGCGACGACTACCAGCCCGCCTCCACCTTCAAGCCGGTCATCCTGGCCGCCGCCGTCGACGAGGACGCCGAGACCCAGGACGCCGTGCCCATCACCGCCAGCACCCTCTACGACGGCACCAGCAAGCGCCCCGTGGTGGAGAACGGCCGCGAGGTCGGCTTCGCCCCGGAGAACGAGGACGACGTCGACTACGGCGACGTCACCGTCCAGGAGGCGATGAACAAGTCCGTCAACTCCGTCTTCGCGCAGATGGGCGTCGACGTCGGCATGCGCGAGGTGGTCGACGTCGCCGGCAAGCTCGGCATGGAGACCGAGGGCATGGAGGCCGTGCCCGCCCAGACCCTCGGCAGCATGGGCGCGAGCCCCCTGGAGATGGCCGGCGTCTACGCCACCCTCGACAACCACGGCCGCAAGGTCACCCCGGCCGTCGTCAAGTCCGTCGAGCACGCCTCCCGCAGCGTGCAGTTCCCCGACCCCGTGGGGGAACGCGTCATCAGCCGCGAGGCCGCCGACACGGTGACCTCCGTCCTGACCGGCGTCGTCGACGACGGCACCGCCAAGCGGTCCGTGCGCGACAACCCGCTGCGGCGCGGCCAGCAGGTCGCCGGCAAGACCGGCACCTCCGACAACAACAAGTCGGCCTGGTTCACCGGCTTCACCCCCGACCTCGTCACCTCCGTCGGCCTCTTCGGCGAGGACGCCAAGACCTTCGCCCAGGTCCCGATGTACAAGGCGGGCGGCCAGCCCCGCGTCAACGGCGGCGGCTTCCCGGCGCAGATCTGGGCCGCGTACACCTTCGGCGTGATGGACGAGGTCAGCCGGTTCGACCTGGAGACCAAGCAGGGCGCGGCGGTCGAGCCCAGCAGCTCGCCCTCCCCCTCCACCTCGCCCTCCCAGTCCCCCACGGAGGACGAGACGGAGGAGGAGACGCCGCCGGAGGACGAGACGTCCCCGCAGCCGCCGTCCGACGAGGAGAGCGGCGGCCTGCCCTCCCAGCCGTCCACGACCACCTCGCCGTCCGGCACGCCCAGCGGCGAACCGCCCTCCGACGGCGCCTCCCCGGACGACCCGCTGATCCCCGGGACCGAGCAGGACCGCGGCGGCCCGTAG
- a CDS encoding LysR substrate-binding domain-containing protein, with product MTSRKRQPSLAQLRAFAAVAEHLHFRDAAAAIGMSQPALSGAVSALEETLGVTLLERTTRKVLLSPEGERLAVRAKAVLAEVRALLEEAEAVRAPFTGALRLGAIPTVAPYLLPAVLRLVHDRYPDLDLQVHEEQTASLLEGLTSGRLDLLLLAVPLGVAGVTELPLFDEDFVLVTPLGHWLGGREGIPREALRELKLLLLDEGHCLRDQALDICREAGRADARATTTAAGLSTLVQLVAGGLGVTLLPRTAVRVETSRSSRLLTGSFTPPAPTRRIALAMRTGAARSAEYEQLAAALREAMRDLPVRIVTD from the coding sequence GTGACGAGCCGGAAGAGGCAGCCCAGCCTCGCCCAGTTGCGGGCGTTCGCGGCGGTCGCCGAACACCTGCACTTCCGCGACGCCGCGGCCGCCATCGGCATGAGCCAGCCGGCGCTCTCGGGCGCCGTGTCCGCCCTGGAGGAGACACTCGGTGTCACCCTGCTGGAGCGGACCACCCGCAAGGTGCTGCTCTCGCCCGAGGGGGAGCGGCTCGCGGTGCGCGCCAAGGCGGTCCTCGCGGAGGTACGGGCGCTGCTGGAGGAGGCCGAGGCGGTGCGGGCCCCCTTCACGGGGGCGCTGCGGCTCGGCGCGATCCCGACCGTGGCACCCTACCTGCTGCCCGCCGTGCTGCGGCTCGTCCACGACCGCTACCCGGACCTCGACCTCCAGGTCCACGAGGAGCAGACCGCGAGCCTGCTGGAGGGGCTGACCTCGGGCCGGCTCGACCTGCTGCTGCTCGCGGTGCCGCTCGGTGTCGCCGGCGTCACCGAACTGCCCCTCTTCGACGAGGACTTCGTGCTCGTCACCCCGCTCGGCCACTGGCTCGGCGGTCGGGAGGGCATCCCGCGCGAGGCGCTGCGCGAGCTGAAGCTGCTCCTCCTGGACGAGGGGCACTGCCTGCGCGACCAGGCCCTGGACATCTGCCGGGAGGCCGGCCGGGCGGACGCGCGGGCGACCACCACGGCGGCCGGACTGTCGACCCTGGTCCAGCTCGTCGCCGGCGGACTCGGGGTGACACTGCTGCCGCGCACCGCGGTCCGCGTGGAGACCTCCCGCTCCAGCCGGCTGCTCACCGGCTCGTTCACCCCGCCGGCCCCCACCCGCCGGATCGCCCTCGCCATGCGCACCGGCGCGGCCCGCTCCGCGGAGTACGAGCAACTGGCGGCGGCCCTCAGGGAGGCGATGCGCGACCTGCCGGTCCGCATCGTCACGGACTGA
- a CDS encoding AI-2E family transporter, giving the protein MSQVPGWLGRLGAGLTRVSRQLDARRAEVEAEADVPDPVGAVPLPGPDPAPGASGADRTAPESDPLAHPPVALPQRPDPAQAVPWGMRVAAEAGWRLLVLAGTVWVLMRIISAVQLVVLAFVAALLITALLQPAVAWLRRHGVPRGPATALTAILGFVIMGLMGWFVTWQVMENISSLSNQVQNGIDELRKWLLDSPFHVTDKQINEVAKSLREAVGANTDQITSAGLEGVTVVVEALTGILLAAFSVLFLLYDGRRIWHWTLKLVPAAARPGVAGAGPRAWRTLTAYVRGTVIVALIDAIFIGLGIYFLDVPMAVPLAVFIFLFAFIPLVGAVVSGALAVVVALVTQGVFTAVMVLVVVLAVQQIEGHVLQPFILGRAVRVHPLAVVLSVAAGGMVAGIGGAVVAVPLVAVANSVVGYLGAYSREAALRQTPRPRDAPAGDAAPVPGPQDGEEPAPQR; this is encoded by the coding sequence ATGTCACAAGTGCCAGGGTGGCTCGGCCGGCTGGGCGCCGGCCTGACACGGGTGAGCAGGCAACTGGACGCCCGCCGCGCCGAGGTGGAGGCGGAGGCGGACGTCCCCGATCCCGTCGGCGCGGTGCCGCTGCCGGGCCCGGACCCGGCCCCCGGGGCATCGGGCGCGGACCGGACGGCCCCCGAGTCCGACCCCCTGGCCCACCCGCCGGTCGCCTTGCCGCAGCGGCCCGATCCCGCGCAGGCCGTCCCGTGGGGGATGCGCGTCGCCGCCGAGGCCGGCTGGCGGCTGCTCGTCCTCGCCGGCACCGTCTGGGTGCTGATGCGGATCATCAGCGCCGTCCAACTCGTCGTCCTGGCCTTCGTCGCCGCCCTGCTGATCACCGCGCTGCTCCAGCCGGCGGTGGCCTGGCTGCGCCGCCACGGCGTGCCGCGCGGACCGGCGACGGCGCTCACCGCGATCCTCGGCTTCGTCATCATGGGCCTGATGGGCTGGTTCGTCACCTGGCAGGTGATGGAGAACATCAGCAGCCTCTCCAACCAGGTCCAGAACGGCATCGACGAACTGCGCAAGTGGCTGCTCGACAGCCCCTTCCACGTCACCGACAAGCAGATCAACGAGGTCGCCAAGAGCCTGCGCGAGGCGGTCGGGGCCAACACCGACCAGATCACCTCGGCCGGACTGGAGGGCGTCACCGTCGTCGTGGAGGCGCTGACCGGCATCCTGCTGGCCGCCTTCTCCGTCCTCTTCCTGCTCTACGACGGCCGGCGGATCTGGCACTGGACGCTGAAGCTGGTGCCGGCCGCCGCGCGCCCCGGCGTGGCCGGCGCCGGCCCGCGCGCCTGGCGGACGCTGACCGCGTACGTGCGGGGCACGGTGATCGTGGCGCTGATCGACGCCATCTTCATCGGGCTCGGCATCTACTTCCTGGACGTGCCGATGGCCGTCCCGCTCGCGGTGTTCATCTTCCTGTTCGCCTTCATCCCGCTCGTCGGCGCCGTGGTCTCGGGCGCGCTCGCCGTGGTGGTGGCGCTGGTCACCCAGGGCGTGTTCACGGCCGTGATGGTGCTCGTCGTGGTGCTGGCGGTGCAGCAGATCGAGGGCCACGTCCTCCAGCCGTTCATCCTCGGCCGGGCGGTGCGGGTGCACCCCCTCGCCGTGGTGCTCTCCGTCGCCGCCGGCGGCATGGTGGCCGGCATCGGCGGCGCCGTGGTCGCCGTCCCGCTGGTGGCGGTGGCCAACAGCGTCGTCGGGTACCTCGGCGCGTACTCCCGCGAGGCGGCGCTGCGGCAGACCCCGCGGCCACGGGACGCCCCGGCCGGGGACGCCGCCCCGGTACCCGGCCCGCAGGACGGGGAGGAACCGGCCCCGCAGCGGTGA
- a CDS encoding PadR family transcriptional regulator, producing the protein MSIGHTLLGLLESGPRHGYDLKRAFDEKFGQDRPLHYGQVYSTMSRLLKNGLVVVDGIETGGGPERKRYAITDAGVTDVQRWLATPEKPEPYLHSTLYTKVVLALLTHRDAADVLDTQRSEHLRNMRVLTDRKRRGDLADQLICDHALFHLEADLRWLELTAARLDKLRETVAP; encoded by the coding sequence ATGTCCATCGGTCACACCCTCCTCGGTCTCCTGGAGTCCGGGCCGCGCCACGGCTACGACCTCAAACGCGCCTTCGACGAGAAATTCGGCCAGGACCGGCCGCTCCACTACGGCCAGGTCTACTCGACCATGTCCCGCCTCCTGAAGAACGGCCTCGTCGTCGTCGACGGCATCGAGACCGGCGGCGGTCCCGAACGCAAGCGGTACGCGATCACCGACGCCGGCGTCACCGACGTGCAGCGCTGGCTCGCCACACCGGAGAAGCCCGAGCCGTACCTCCACTCGACCCTGTACACCAAGGTCGTCCTCGCGCTGCTCACCCACCGCGACGCCGCCGACGTCCTCGACACCCAGCGCTCCGAGCACCTGCGCAACATGCGCGTGCTCACCGACCGCAAGCGCAGGGGCGACCTCGCCGACCAGCTCATCTGCGACCACGCCCTGTTCCACCTCGAAGCCGACCTGCGCTGGCTGGAACTGACCGCCGCGCGCCTCGACAAACTCCGCGAAACGGTGGCCCCATGA
- a CDS encoding ABC transporter ATP-binding protein gives MTAPEGSLLSAEGLCKAYGPTMALDGASFSIHPGEVVAVMGPSGSGKSTLLHCLAGIVPPDSGTILYQGRELSAMNDAQRSALRRSEFGFVFQFGQLVPELTCVENVALPLRLTGTPRKEAERAALAWMERLEVDGLAGKRPGEVSGGQGQRVAVARALVTGPRVVFADEPTGALDSLNGERVMELLTDAARTTNAAVVLVTHEARVAAYSDREVVVRDGRSRDMERAV, from the coding sequence ATGACCGCGCCCGAAGGTTCCCTGCTCTCCGCCGAGGGCCTGTGCAAGGCGTACGGCCCCACCATGGCCCTCGACGGCGCCTCGTTCTCCATCCACCCCGGCGAGGTCGTCGCCGTCATGGGCCCCTCCGGCTCCGGCAAGTCGACGCTGCTGCACTGCCTGGCCGGCATCGTGCCGCCCGACTCCGGCACGATCCTCTACCAGGGCCGGGAACTGTCCGCCATGAACGACGCCCAGCGCAGCGCCCTGCGCCGCAGCGAGTTCGGCTTCGTCTTCCAGTTCGGCCAGCTCGTGCCCGAGCTGACCTGCGTCGAGAACGTCGCCCTGCCGCTGCGCCTGACCGGCACCCCGCGCAAGGAGGCCGAGCGCGCCGCGCTCGCCTGGATGGAGCGGCTGGAGGTCGACGGCCTGGCCGGGAAGCGGCCGGGCGAGGTCTCCGGCGGCCAGGGACAGCGCGTCGCCGTGGCGCGGGCGCTGGTGACCGGACCCCGCGTCGTCTTCGCCGACGAGCCGACCGGCGCCCTGGACTCCCTCAACGGCGAGCGCGTCATGGAACTGCTCACGGACGCCGCCCGCACCACCAACGCCGCCGTCGTCCTCGTCACCCACGAGGCGCGCGTCGCCGCCTACTCCGACCGCGAGGTCGTCGTCCGCGACGGCAGGTCCCGGGACATGGAGCGCGCCGTATGA